AGAGGCAAAAAATTGATTTACTTCTCCATTATCACCCCAATAATCTGCTAATGTGCAAGCTTTACTATTTACCGTAAACACATCCTGTACACTAAACGATAAATTAGCTGAGACGGTATTGAAAAAAGACAAATTGAGTTGTGGATCAGTCACTGAAAAATTGGTAACCTGTTGATAGGGCATGGAAGGTGGAAACTGATCCGGTTGAACTTCGCTTACCATTTTTGTAATTTTCCAATTTGTATGAAGTAAATCGGAATTCTGAGCGGAGAAAAAATTCGCGATAAATAGAAAAAATAGAAATTGTTTCATAATTTTCTTTCAAAGATAGTTTTTCTGACATTTACTGCAAAGCGATAAAAATCCTTTTGTAACTTTAATGGTCAAACAATGTTTCACTATCTTTGCAGGGATTCACAAATTATGCGGATCAATATTATTTAATTATTCAAAAAAAGAAATAATGCACAAGGCAGGATTCGTAAATATCGTTGGGAAACCCAATGTCGGGAAATCGACACTTCTTAATAAACTGATGGGCGAAAAGCTCGCGATCGTTACCCAGAAAGCACAAACGACAAGACACAGAATTTTCGGGATGTACAACGAAGAAGATTTACAGATTGTATTTTCGGATACGCCGGGAGTTTTGGATCCGAAGTACGGTTTACAGGAAAAAATGATGGATTTTGTGAAGGATTCTCTTCAGGATGCCGATGTTTTCTTGTTTATTGTTGATATTTTAGATAAAACTGAACCCTTCGAATTTTTGGTAGAAAAACTTAATAAAATTCCGGTGCCGGTTCTTATTCTTATTAATAAAATCGACGAATCTAATCAGGAAGATCTTGAAAAGGCGATGGAGTTGTGGCATGAAAGGATTCCAAAAGCGGAAATTCTTCCGATCTCTGCGCTTAAAGGTTTCAATACCGAAGTTATTTTACCAAAACTGAAATCTTTACTTCCGGAAAATCCGCCTTATTACGACAAGGATCTTTACACCGATAAACCTGAAAGATTCTTCGTAAACGAAGCGATCCGCGAAAAAATCCTTTTGAATTACGATAAAGAAATCCCTTATTCGGTGGAGGTTGTAACTGAAATGTTTAAAGAAAAAGAGGGAATTATCTTCATCGATTCAATCATTTACGTTGAAAGAGATACGCAAAAAGGAATCATCATTGGTCACAAAGGTGAAGCCATTAAAAAAGTGGGCACCGAAGCGCGTATTGATCTTGAAAAATTCTTCGCCAAAAAAATTCATCTGAATCTATTCGTAAAAGTTAAAAAAGACTGGCGAAAAAATGAGAGGGATTTAAAAAATTTCGGTTACCGCTAAAGAAAACCTAGCGTTAATTGCGTTTTACAAAGGATTTTACTATTTTTGGTAAAAATTGATTCATGAATTATTTTACTTCAACGAAAAGTAATCCTCTGATTATTGATATTGTTCTTCTTGTTACTAGAATTTTTGTAGGTTTTGCAATGTTATCACACGGATATCCCAAACTGCAGGATTTATTGTCGGGTGAAGAAATTCAGTTTTTCAGCTTTCTTGGATTAAGCGACAAAACTTCGTTGATTTTGGCGGTTTTTGCTGAATTTGTGTGTTCAATTTTTATTATTCTGGGTCTTTTTACCAGATTCGCAGTATTTTTTCTTATCATTACCATGGCAGTTGCCGGGCTTATTGTACACAGCGGCGATCCTTTCCAGAAAAGAGAAGCTAGTCTGCTTTATCTTTCGGTTTATTTAATGCTTTTCGCTTTCGGCCCCGGCAAATATTCTGTCGATGCGATGATTGGCAGGAAAAGGGAGCCCGGCTGGTAACATCATAAAAAAATCAGTAAATGCATTGACGCAAGTTTGTGCATTTTTTTATAAAACAAACCTAATATTTATGAAAATTAAACTAACATTTGTTGCGCTTCTTTATGCAGGATTTGCCTTCGCGCAGGAAAGTATTACGTATCAGCAGCCTTCTGCGGAAATTCTTCAGCTGGCAGATTTCCAGAGAGCACCAGGTGTAATGATGGACAGCAAGAAAGAATGGCTCATCTTTTCTTACCGTCCTACTTACAAATCTCTGGATGATCTTAACCAGGAAGAAATGCGTCTTGCAGGTTTACGGGTGAATCCGTTAACCAACATTTCGAGTACAATTACTTATGCTAATAATCTAAAAGTTAGAAAGTTAAAAGATAAAAACGAAATTCAGGTTAAAGGACTTCCGGCTAATGCTAAAATTGCCTACACCAGTTTTTCACCAGACGAAAAGAAACTGGCTTTTACCAACACCACAGCGAAAGGAGTGGAACTTTGGATCCTTGACCTCGCAACAGCCACCGCAAAAAAACTTACCGGTGATCATCTTAATGCCAACTTAGGAATGCCTTATGTTTGGATGAAAGATTCGGAAACTCTTTTGGTAAAACAGATTCCGGCCAGCAGAAGTGCACTGATCGATGATAAAAAAATGATACCTTCCGGACCTACTGTCTCAAATGCTGACGGAAAAGTTTCACAAAACAGAACTTATCAGGATTTGCTAAAAAATCCACAGGATGAAGCTAATTTCGACACGCTTGCAAAAGCAGAATTGGTAAAAGTATCTCTTAATGGAAATCTGACTCCATTCAAAGCTGAAGCGCTTTACTCAGGAATGAGTTTTTCGCCGGACGGAAATTATCTTATGCTTACAACGATACAGCGACCATATTCCTATATTGTTCCGCTGAGCCGTTTCCCAATGATTTCTACCGTGTACGATAAGGACGGTAATTCTGTAAAAACCGTAAATGAAATTCCGCTTACGGAGATTATGCCGAAAGGTTTCTCTTCGGTTAGACCCGGAAAAAGAAATATGAGCTGGCGAGATGATCAGCCTTCAACCTTGGTTTATGCTGAGGCATTGGATGGGGGCGATCAGTCTAAAAATGTAGAAAACAGAGACGAAATTTTCCTTTGGGAAGCACCTTTCAGCAATGCACCGAAATCTTTCTTCAAAACAAAGCAGCGTTTCAGTGGTATTGATTGGTCGAATGGTGATTTTGCGATTGTTTCAGACAGCTGGTACGATACAAGAAATACAAAATCTTATCTCATCAATCTGAAAAATAACGCTTCGAAAATTATTGATGACCGCAATTATCAGGACGTTTACAGCGATCCGGGTAACTTTAATACCACCAAAAATCAGTACGGAAGAACAGTTATTGATACGAAAAATAACAAAGCGTATCTTGTCGGTGAAGGATTTACGAAAGAAGGTCAGTTTCCGTTTATTGATGAAGTTGATTTGAATTCTTCTGGAAAAAAGAGAATTTATACCTCGAAACTGAAAAATTCCAAGGAAAACATCATTGACATTCTGGATGCCAAAACCGGAAATCTTCTTGTAGTAGAGCAGTCATCGAATCAATATCCGAATTATTCGATCAGAAACATTAAAAACGGAAAAGGAACTGCAGTAACTCATTTTGAAAATCCTTTTGAAAGCATTAAAAATGTTTATAAAGAAGTTATCAAATACAAAAGAAATGATGGAGTAGAACTCACGGGAACGCTTTATCTTCCGGCAAATTTCGACAGAAAAAACCCGAAAGAAAAATTACCGCTGTTAATCTGGGCTTATCCTACAGAATATAAAGACAAAAACACTGCTGGACAAAACACCCAGAACCCGAATGATTTTACGTTCCCAAGCTACGGATCGTTTATTTATTGGGTGAACAAAGGTTACGCAGTTCTGGATGATGCAGCTTTCCCGATAATCGGTGAAGGAAAAGCAGAACCGAATGATACATTTATGCCTCAGTTGGTTGCAAACGGAAAAGCAGCAATTGATGCCGTAGATAAATTAGGATATATCGACAGATCCAAAGTTGCGGTTGGCGGACATTCTTACGGAGCTTTTATGACTGCGAACCTGTTGACGCATTCTAAAGATTACGCCTGTGGAATCGCAAGAAGCGGCGCTTATAACAGAACACTGACGCCGTTTGGATTCCAGTCTGAGCAAAGAAATTACTGGGATGTACCGGAGGTTTACAACACAATGTCGCCATTTATGAATGCTGACAAGATGAAAACTCCAATGTTGCTTATTCACGGTGAAGCCGATAATAATCCAGGAACATTCACACTTCAGACCGAAAGATATTTCCAGGCACTGAAAAACCTGGGAGCGCCTGTAAGAATGGTTCTTTTACCGAAAGAATCTCACGGTTATGCAGCTAAAGAAAGTATTCTGCACGTTTTATGGGAACAGGATCAGTTCCTTGAAAAATGTCTGAAAAACTAATAACTAAAGTCTCCCGGTAAGCGGGAGATTTTTTTTTACTACAAATGCTATAGCAGCAGGTTACAGAAGGAAAATGATTGCAGAAGCGTAGGAACTTACTTAGTTCTGCAGAAACAAATCCAATTTAACATAATATAAATTATAGGAGTTTTATATTTTTAGAAATTATACCTTAATCTAAATATTATTATCTTTACAAAGCTAATCAGCAAATACAATCTATCATGAAAAATTACGTATTAATACCTGCCATCATGTTTTCTCTTTTCAGCTGCAACCAGAATTCTGATAAATCTGCAGAAAAAAATCTTACAGGCGATTCTCAGCAGTTAGAAAATTTAGAAACATGTTACGAAGCTGTGCACGGTCAGGATTCTGTAAAACTTTCCGTGATTTACTCCGCAGGAAATATTACCGGCAGTTTGCTTTACAATAATCCACAATCCAGCAATTCCTCAACGGGAACTTTTACAGGAACGAAATCCGGTGACACGCTGAAATTATTGTCCAGAACGGCAACGGGAGGAAATATCAGTTTCAACGAAATTTATCTTCTGAGCAAATCCGGTAAACTTTATGAAGGCATTGGAGAGGTCGAGAAAATAAATGATTCGACAACTGTTTTTGCAGAACCTTCGAAAGTCGATTTTACTAAAAGTTTTGTCTTCAGTAAAGTTGAATGTAATTTCTGATATCATTTAACATAATATATTATCTTTTAAAAAATATAGAGAATCCCAAATATTATAAAAACTTATATGAAAAACTTAATACTATCAGCATTAATCATACTTACAGCGGCAAGTTGTGAGAAAAAATCAACCGAAACTGTTGATACACAGCCTGCAACTCCGGACTCTATTACTGTTCCTGAAAGCAATGAACCTGTAGAATCTTCTACCCTACAGTCCTGTTATATGGAGGTAACCGGAAAAGACACCCTTTTTGTTTCGCTTGACGATAATTTAGGCACTATAACCGGTAAAATGCGTTATAAAAATTTCGAGAAAGACAGTTCTTTCGGTGATGTGATGGGAACACAAAATGGCGATACCATTAAGCTGAATTATACTTTCGAGGCCGAAGGAACAACCTCTGACCGTGAAATCTATTTCCTCAGAAAAGACGGAAATTTAATTGAAGGGATTGGAGAACATAAAACCGAAGGCAGCAGGGATTTTTATGCAAATCCTGCCCAACTTAAATATGAAGGCCACACGCTGAAGTCTATCGACTGTACAAATTTTGAAAAGAATTTTAAGGTAAAATAATTATCTTTAATTTTCGATTAATAAAAAGAGCAACCAAAATTGGTTGCTCTTTCGTTATGAAAAAATACAGAAACTAGTTATATAATCACGGTTTGAATGGAATGTGCCGGAACCGACAATTTTGCTGCCTGCCCTTCGATCCATAAATAAGCATCGGTATCTTTATCAGATTCATTCATTATCACAGTAACCAACTCCCCTTTCTCGTTCATGAAAGCGGTAGAAATAAGTGCTGCTCTGTTTGACGAATTACCAATTCTCTGTGAACCCGGTTTAATATATTTAGACACATGGCCGATGTAGTAATATTCGTAAGTGTAATGCACTTCACCGGTTCGGGTGTCGGCGATAATAGGAGCAAAACAGAAGTTTCCAACATGATTGGGGCCGCCGGTTTCATCGAGAAGAACATTCCAGTCTGTCCATAATGCCGTTCCTTTGTTGAAATCATTAAGCATATTGCGTCCGTAAAGTTCACCCAGGGAAACATCATAAATCTGATCCATTTTGAACTGTTCTTTACAACCTTCGGTAAATGCCAGGAACATATTGGGAAACGCCTTCTGGGTTTCTTCTAAGTTATCGAAAAGCTGGGATTTATTGTTCCATGTTTCGTACCAGTGATAACCGATTCCGTGTGCATATTTTGCCGTTTCGGGATTCTGAAGGGTTGTCGTAGCACGCTGATAAATTAAATCGCGGTTATGATCCCAAATGATTACTTTTTTATCTTTGTAGCCGTTTTTCCATAAAGTTGGCCCAAGGTTGTTTCTCAGGAAATTACCTTCTTCTTCCGCAGTATAAATACACGATTCCCAGGTTTGCGTTGCCATAGGTTCATTTTGTATGGTTAAACCCCAAACCGGCATTCCGCGTTTTTCGTATTCTTTTATGAATTTAATGTAATATTCTGCCCACGGTTGGTAATATTCATCTTTCAGCCTACCGCCTTTCAGCATACTGTTGTTGGATTTCATCCATGCCGGCGGGCTCCACGGCGAAAAATAAAACGTAAACTGATCACCAATGAGTTTCTGAGCTTCCTTAATCATCGGGATTTTGTATTTCTCGTCTTTCGCAACAGAAAAAGATTTAAGCGACACATCACCATCTTTTACATAGGTATAGGATTCACTGGAGAAATCGCAGGAATTCATATTGGTTCTTACGATGGTGTATCCCAAGCCGTTTTTCCCGTAATATGCCTCCAGAATTTCTTTCTGTTTTGCTTTCGGCATTTTATAAAGCGTTTCGGCTGAAGCATCTGTAATAGCGCCGCCAATGCCGATTAATTTCTGATATTTAAAATCAGGATCCACAAAAATGCAGGCATCTGTTTCTTTTGGCTGGGCCATTTTTTCGAACTTTACCAGGCCTTTATCCTGAAGTTTTTCTTTAGTCGCTGCATTGGTAAGGATTACTTTTGCTGTTTTCTTTGTACTGTTTTTCCAGTAATTCTGGCTGAATCCAGTTACGAAAGTTCCAAGCAGGATCGATGTAATCAATGTTTTTCTCATTATCATTATTTTTTTAGTATTTACTATTATCTTTCTGTTAATCAAGATTAACCTTATACTTCGCTTCTTTTGTTGTGAGTGGAAAATGATCAGTTCTAAAAGGCGAAACCGGCAGATTGTTTTCCGTAAACAGATTGTTCTCTGAAGCATTTCCTTTCCACCCGAACCTTACTGCGGCAGGATTTTTAACCTTATCACTATATACTTCTACTCTATTTTTAAAGATTTTTGCCGTTGCCGGATAAAAAATCTGATCTTCGCCGGCAATTTCAAAACCTTTCACGTAAGTAGAATCATCTGATGTTTTAAGTTTTACGACCGGTTTGAATCCTACCGAAACTTTGTTTTTCTGAATTTTAAAATCATTAAAAACCGGACTGATATTTCCGTTATTCAACGCCAGATCCGCTAACCTTTCCCCTACTGATTTCTTATTGGACGGGTGAATGTCACTGGGATTGCCGATATCGGTGGTTACTACCATACCTATATTTTTCAGCTTCAAAGTATTGGTCTGGGCTTCCCGGAGTTCTGCCCACGAACTTCCCTCGTTACTGTTTTTTCCGGGAGTTTCAAAAGTGGCAAGCTGCACAAAATAAAAAGGAAGATCTTTCCCGAATTTTTCTCTCCAGCTATTGATCAGCAGAGGAAAACTTTTGTTGTATTCCACCGCTCGATCCTCATTCGATTCGCCCTGATACCAAAGAAATCCTTTAACTTTGAACGGAACCAACGGAGCGATCATGGCGTTGTAAGCTAATGACGGAAATTCATTTTCATTGATTCTGTTGAAGATTTGCTCTATGGTTATTTTCCAGTTTCCGGTAAGTGGAATTGAAGATTTTGCGGTAACCAGTTTTAATTTTTCAGGTTCGCCCCAGATTCCACCACCGCTTCCGTTATCTGTAATTTTTACGACAATTATATTTTCACCTGCTTTCAGCAGATTTTGTGGAACTGTGTAAACCCGTTCTGCATCATAGGAATTGTTGGTTCCTATTTGTTTTCCATTGAAATAGGTAATGTCTTCGTCATCGATCTGAGAAAGAAAAAGCTGCGCGTTCCCGCCGAGATCTTCCTGAGTTAAAGTCACTTTTTTTCTAAGCCAAACAATTCCATCTAAACCATCAAAACCCTGATCTTCCCATCTTTTAGGCTGATAGATTTCCGGAAGTTTGGTGTCATCAAAATCACTTTTTAAGTACGAAGTTTCATTGAAATCTTCAATGTTTATCTGATGTTTTTTTTGAAGAGCAGCGATTTTCGAAGCAGTGGAAAATTTCACCAAAGAATCCAGAGAAATTTTTGGCATTTTTGAAATCATTGCTTTAAAGTCTTCGGAATTTTCAAAACCATCTCTGGGGATCCAGGTTTCAACATTAGTTCCGCCCCATGAAGAATTGATGATGCCAACCGGAATTTTGGTTTCCCGATACATTTTTTTAGCAAAAAAATAAGCGACACCCGAAAAATCTCCTATTGTTGAAGCAGTGGCGACTTTCCATGCGGTTACTTGGATATTTTTCTCGGGTAAAGTGTTGATGGCTCTCTCAACTTTAATGTGTCTGACTAAAGGAAAATTCTGCTCAATTAATTCACTTTGATAACCATCAACTCTTGCAAGATTCCACTCCATATTGCTTTGTCCACTACAGAGCCAGACATCGCCGATTAAAATATTTTTAATAATAATCTGATTACTGCCTGAAATTTTCATTTCAAACGGACCACCAAATTTTTCTTTATCCAACAATACGTTCCAGTTACCGGAAGCATCAGCTACAGTTGTTTTAATCTGATTTTTGAATGCAACAGTTACTTTTTCGTTGGGCTCAGCAAATCCCCAAACCGGAATTTTCGCATCACGCTGCAATACCATATTATCAGAGAAAAAATGAGATACAGATACGGCTCCCGTAAATAACTTTACCACGAAAAAGAATAAAAATATGGTGATTTTCTGTTGCATTAAGAGTATTTTTAAAAAATATACGTTGCTGCAGATCTACCCGGAATTGAGACAGAAGCAGAATTTCCTTTAAACTTAATATTAAAGTTCTCTGCACTTTCGCTGTCATTTTGTACGATGAGTACTGTTTTACCCAAAGGAGTTGTAAATGCTGCTGTAGCAATATTTTCAGTTTGTGTTGAAGCAATTCTAACCGAATTCTGAGGAACAAAT
The window above is part of the Kaistella faecalis genome. Proteins encoded here:
- the era gene encoding GTPase Era, coding for MHKAGFVNIVGKPNVGKSTLLNKLMGEKLAIVTQKAQTTRHRIFGMYNEEDLQIVFSDTPGVLDPKYGLQEKMMDFVKDSLQDADVFLFIVDILDKTEPFEFLVEKLNKIPVPVLILINKIDESNQEDLEKAMELWHERIPKAEILPISALKGFNTEVILPKLKSLLPENPPYYDKDLYTDKPERFFVNEAIREKILLNYDKEIPYSVEVVTEMFKEKEGIIFIDSIIYVERDTQKGIIIGHKGEAIKKVGTEARIDLEKFFAKKIHLNLFVKVKKDWRKNERDLKNFGYR
- a CDS encoding DoxX family protein encodes the protein MNYFTSTKSNPLIIDIVLLVTRIFVGFAMLSHGYPKLQDLLSGEEIQFFSFLGLSDKTSLILAVFAEFVCSIFIILGLFTRFAVFFLIITMAVAGLIVHSGDPFQKREASLLYLSVYLMLFAFGPGKYSVDAMIGRKREPGW
- a CDS encoding alpha/beta hydrolase family protein, which gives rise to MKIKLTFVALLYAGFAFAQESITYQQPSAEILQLADFQRAPGVMMDSKKEWLIFSYRPTYKSLDDLNQEEMRLAGLRVNPLTNISSTITYANNLKVRKLKDKNEIQVKGLPANAKIAYTSFSPDEKKLAFTNTTAKGVELWILDLATATAKKLTGDHLNANLGMPYVWMKDSETLLVKQIPASRSALIDDKKMIPSGPTVSNADGKVSQNRTYQDLLKNPQDEANFDTLAKAELVKVSLNGNLTPFKAEALYSGMSFSPDGNYLMLTTIQRPYSYIVPLSRFPMISTVYDKDGNSVKTVNEIPLTEIMPKGFSSVRPGKRNMSWRDDQPSTLVYAEALDGGDQSKNVENRDEIFLWEAPFSNAPKSFFKTKQRFSGIDWSNGDFAIVSDSWYDTRNTKSYLINLKNNASKIIDDRNYQDVYSDPGNFNTTKNQYGRTVIDTKNNKAYLVGEGFTKEGQFPFIDEVDLNSSGKKRIYTSKLKNSKENIIDILDAKTGNLLVVEQSSNQYPNYSIRNIKNGKGTAVTHFENPFESIKNVYKEVIKYKRNDGVELTGTLYLPANFDRKNPKEKLPLLIWAYPTEYKDKNTAGQNTQNPNDFTFPSYGSFIYWVNKGYAVLDDAAFPIIGEGKAEPNDTFMPQLVANGKAAIDAVDKLGYIDRSKVAVGGHSYGAFMTANLLTHSKDYACGIARSGAYNRTLTPFGFQSEQRNYWDVPEVYNTMSPFMNADKMKTPMLLIHGEADNNPGTFTLQTERYFQALKNLGAPVRMVLLPKESHGYAAKESILHVLWEQDQFLEKCLKN
- a CDS encoding glycoside hydrolase family 30 protein; the protein is MRKTLITSILLGTFVTGFSQNYWKNSTKKTAKVILTNAATKEKLQDKGLVKFEKMAQPKETDACIFVDPDFKYQKLIGIGGAITDASAETLYKMPKAKQKEILEAYYGKNGLGYTIVRTNMNSCDFSSESYTYVKDGDVSLKSFSVAKDEKYKIPMIKEAQKLIGDQFTFYFSPWSPPAWMKSNNSMLKGGRLKDEYYQPWAEYYIKFIKEYEKRGMPVWGLTIQNEPMATQTWESCIYTAEEEGNFLRNNLGPTLWKNGYKDKKVIIWDHNRDLIYQRATTTLQNPETAKYAHGIGYHWYETWNNKSQLFDNLEETQKAFPNMFLAFTEGCKEQFKMDQIYDVSLGELYGRNMLNDFNKGTALWTDWNVLLDETGGPNHVGNFCFAPIIADTRTGEVHYTYEYYYIGHVSKYIKPGSQRIGNSSNRAALISTAFMNEKGELVTVIMNESDKDTDAYLWIEGQAAKLSVPAHSIQTVII
- a CDS encoding sialate O-acetylesterase; this encodes MQQKITIFLFFFVVKLFTGAVSVSHFFSDNMVLQRDAKIPVWGFAEPNEKVTVAFKNQIKTTVADASGNWNVLLDKEKFGGPFEMKISGSNQIIIKNILIGDVWLCSGQSNMEWNLARVDGYQSELIEQNFPLVRHIKVERAINTLPEKNIQVTAWKVATASTIGDFSGVAYFFAKKMYRETKIPVGIINSSWGGTNVETWIPRDGFENSEDFKAMISKMPKISLDSLVKFSTASKIAALQKKHQINIEDFNETSYLKSDFDDTKLPEIYQPKRWEDQGFDGLDGIVWLRKKVTLTQEDLGGNAQLFLSQIDDEDITYFNGKQIGTNNSYDAERVYTVPQNLLKAGENIIVVKITDNGSGGGIWGEPEKLKLVTAKSSIPLTGNWKITIEQIFNRINENEFPSLAYNAMIAPLVPFKVKGFLWYQGESNEDRAVEYNKSFPLLINSWREKFGKDLPFYFVQLATFETPGKNSNEGSSWAELREAQTNTLKLKNIGMVVTTDIGNPSDIHPSNKKSVGERLADLALNNGNISPVFNDFKIQKNKVSVGFKPVVKLKTSDDSTYVKGFEIAGEDQIFYPATAKIFKNRVEVYSDKVKNPAAVRFGWKGNASENNLFTENNLPVSPFRTDHFPLTTKEAKYKVNLD